In Citrobacter sp. RHB25-C09, the following proteins share a genomic window:
- a CDS encoding isoprenylcysteine carboxylmethyltransferase family protein, with the protein MMKRNPDPLVRIRRWLPPPVILLIFMAGDLLTTNPHFVIASVSRLLSLAIATVSLCFILFTAWQMHSHKTTLNPLHADRTTTLVTRGCYRLSRNPIYLGMSGLQLATAIYCGSLPGAMALPIFMLAVARLHIDFEEAQLRLRFGQDWDRYAQRVRRWL; encoded by the coding sequence ATGATGAAACGTAACCCTGATCCTCTTGTCCGAATCCGCAGATGGCTACCGCCGCCGGTGATCCTGCTGATTTTTATGGCAGGCGATCTACTGACGACAAATCCGCATTTTGTTATTGCTTCCGTCTCACGCTTACTGAGCCTGGCTATTGCCACTGTAAGCCTATGTTTTATCCTGTTCACCGCATGGCAAATGCACAGCCACAAGACCACGCTTAACCCGCTTCATGCGGATAGAACCACAACGCTTGTTACCCGCGGATGCTATCGACTTAGCCGAAACCCGATATACCTTGGCATGAGCGGTCTGCAACTGGCTACTGCGATTTATTGTGGCAGCTTGCCGGGCGCCATGGCGCTACCGATTTTTATGCTGGCCGTCGCCAGGCTGCACATCGATTTTGAAGAGGCTCAGTTGCGACTGCGCTTCGGGCAGGATTGGGATCGCTACGCGCAACGGGTTCGCCGTTGGCTGTAG
- a CDS encoding amino acid ABC transporter ATP-binding protein, which yields MIHIKNLHKHFGDNHVLRGIDCDIKQQEVVCIIGPSGSGKSTFLRCMNALETVTEGEVMVNGFAVHDRQTNLNKMRESVGMVFQRFNLFPHMTVLENLLMAPEMLLGLSHKDAVSRAEKLLEKVGLSDKRDAWPSRLSGGQQQRVAIARALAMNPSIMLFDEPTSALDPELVGDVLEVMKNLANEGMTMVIVTHEMGFAREVADRVIFIDHGVIQEEGTPEALFTSPSNPRTAEFLSKVL from the coding sequence GTGATCCACATTAAAAATTTACATAAACATTTTGGAGATAACCACGTCCTGCGCGGGATTGACTGCGATATCAAGCAGCAGGAAGTGGTCTGTATCATTGGCCCGTCAGGCTCGGGTAAAAGTACCTTTTTACGCTGTATGAACGCGCTTGAAACGGTGACCGAAGGCGAAGTGATGGTGAATGGTTTTGCCGTTCATGACCGCCAGACCAATCTCAACAAAATGCGTGAAAGCGTGGGGATGGTTTTCCAGCGTTTTAATTTATTCCCGCATATGACGGTGCTGGAAAATCTACTGATGGCGCCGGAAATGCTGCTGGGGCTGTCGCATAAGGACGCGGTAAGCCGCGCAGAAAAATTGCTGGAAAAGGTGGGCTTAAGCGATAAGCGCGACGCGTGGCCTTCGCGTTTATCCGGAGGGCAGCAGCAGCGCGTTGCGATTGCGCGTGCGCTGGCGATGAACCCCTCGATCATGCTGTTTGATGAGCCGACCTCGGCGCTCGATCCGGAACTGGTAGGTGATGTGCTGGAAGTGATGAAGAACCTGGCGAATGAAGGCATGACGATGGTGATAGTCACCCACGAAATGGGCTTTGCCCGTGAAGTGGCCGATCGGGTGATTTTTATCGACCATGGCGTCATTCAGGAAGAGGGCACGCCTGAAGCGCTATTCACTTCTCCGTCGAATCCCCGTACGGCTGAGTTTTTAAGTAAGGTGCTGTAA
- a CDS encoding sugar kinase, with protein sequence MAMFVADEYGDLADAEHFTKRIAGAEMNVATGIARTGLRAGWVSRVGNDAFGRYVLNCLAKEGINFQQVTTDTGYSTGFQIKSREKEGMDPVVQYFRKNSAASHLSLADFSADYFLSARHLHLTGVAAALSESVLALCHHAADTMIAAGKSVSFDPNLRPVLWRDTATMVNTLNALAFKATLVMPGLGEGKILTGLEHPEAIADFYLKQGVKAVVIKLGPQGAWFKSADGEQATIPGFPVTNVVDTVGAGDSFAVGVLSGLIEGKNLSEAVRRGNLLGSLAVQVSGDSEGLPNREKLNLLEQESAH encoded by the coding sequence ATGGCGATGTTTGTTGCCGATGAGTATGGCGATTTGGCAGATGCGGAACACTTCACGAAACGCATCGCTGGCGCGGAGATGAATGTGGCTACCGGCATCGCCAGAACAGGACTTCGGGCAGGTTGGGTAAGCAGAGTCGGTAATGATGCGTTTGGTCGCTATGTTCTGAACTGCCTGGCAAAAGAAGGCATCAATTTTCAGCAGGTCACGACCGATACGGGGTACTCCACTGGGTTTCAAATCAAGTCACGGGAAAAAGAAGGAATGGATCCTGTTGTGCAGTATTTTCGCAAAAATTCTGCCGCCAGCCATCTTTCGCTGGCCGATTTTTCCGCCGACTATTTTCTCTCTGCGCGCCACCTTCATCTGACGGGGGTTGCTGCCGCACTCTCGGAAAGTGTTCTGGCGCTGTGCCACCATGCCGCTGATACGATGATTGCCGCCGGGAAAAGCGTCTCTTTTGACCCCAATCTGCGGCCCGTATTGTGGCGTGATACAGCCACGATGGTGAATACCTTAAATGCCCTGGCTTTTAAGGCAACGCTGGTGATGCCCGGCCTGGGAGAAGGGAAGATACTCACCGGCCTCGAGCATCCGGAAGCGATTGCCGATTTTTACCTTAAGCAGGGTGTGAAGGCCGTGGTCATTAAACTTGGGCCCCAGGGCGCATGGTTTAAATCTGCCGATGGCGAGCAGGCAACCATTCCGGGTTTTCCGGTCACGAACGTTGTGGATACGGTCGGTGCCGGAGACAGCTTTGCGGTTGGTGTACTGAGCGGATTAATTGAAGGAAAAAACCTATCTGAAGCCGTGCGACGAGGCAATCTTCTGGGGTCTCTGGCCGTTCAGGTATCGGGTGATAGCGAGGGACTACCTAATCGCGAAAAGTTAAATTTACTTGAACAGGAGAGTGCTCATTGA
- a CDS encoding amino acid ABC transporter permease gives MTGFRWEIIQEYAPLFMEGAWMTIKCTIICVCLGTLWGLTLGLGRMAKAEHGFWKYALRYLVQYPVRFYVSAFRGTPLFVQIMVVHFALVPLFINPRDGVLVTSGLMSADFARELRSGYGAFLSCIVAITLNAGAYVSEIFRAGIQSIDPGQMEASRALGMPWWKTMRKVILPQAFRRILPPLGNNAIAIVKDSSLASAIGLADLAYAARTVSGAYATYWEPYLTISLVYWVLTFLLAQLVNRLEKRFGKSDPH, from the coding sequence ATCAAATGCACCATTATTTGTGTTTGTCTTGGAACACTGTGGGGATTGACGCTGGGCCTTGGCAGAATGGCCAAAGCAGAGCACGGTTTCTGGAAATATGCGCTGCGCTATCTGGTTCAATATCCGGTTCGCTTCTATGTCAGTGCCTTTCGCGGCACGCCACTGTTTGTGCAGATCATGGTGGTCCACTTTGCGTTAGTCCCTCTGTTTATTAATCCACGTGATGGTGTGTTGGTCACCAGCGGGCTGATGAGTGCGGATTTCGCCCGTGAATTGCGCTCGGGCTATGGCGCATTTTTGTCCTGTATTGTGGCTATTACGCTAAATGCCGGTGCGTACGTTTCCGAAATCTTCCGCGCAGGGATCCAGTCGATAGATCCCGGTCAAATGGAAGCGTCCCGCGCGTTGGGTATGCCGTGGTGGAAAACCATGCGCAAAGTCATCCTTCCGCAGGCCTTCAGGCGTATTCTCCCGCCGCTGGGGAATAACGCCATTGCGATAGTGAAAGATTCCTCGCTGGCCTCGGCGATTGGCCTGGCCGATCTGGCCTATGCCGCCCGAACGGTGTCCGGCGCCTATGCGACCTACTGGGAGCCCTATCTGACCATTTCGCTGGTCTACTGGGTGCTGACATTCCTGCTTGCGCAGTTGGTTAATCGTCTGGAAAAAAGGTTTGGTAAAAGTGATCCACATTAA
- a CDS encoding TRAP transporter large permease subunit, whose product MTVLIFLGILLSAIAIGIPISFALFLSGVGLMWHLDLFDAQLIAQNSVDGTNNFVLLAAPFFMLAGEFMNAGGLSRRIVRMALALVGHIPGGLGYVAVFAAILMASLSGSALADTTALAAMLLPMMREAGYNLNRSAGLIACGGVIAPVIPPSIGLILFGVAAQVSITKLFMGGIVPGILMGCSILITWWFVSRRDKVVTFEKPTRAEVCQAFKEGIWAMILPFIILFGLKFGIFTPTEAGVVAAVYALFVGKFIYKELKFSDLYGLFLNAGKMTAVVMFLVGGAMVTSWLITVADLPGELITLLEPFMDHPTLFLLILVTLLFVIGTAMDQTPIILILAPVLMPVVKAVGIDPIYFGVIFVMITALGLITPPVGTSLNAVCSVGKLKIGDVTWGMMPFLLAEFLVVVLLIIFPALVTVPLEWFS is encoded by the coding sequence ATGACAGTCCTTATTTTCCTTGGGATCCTGCTGAGCGCTATTGCTATCGGCATTCCTATTTCTTTTGCGCTGTTTCTGAGTGGTGTCGGTTTGATGTGGCATCTCGATCTGTTTGATGCGCAGTTAATTGCGCAAAACTCAGTAGATGGCACAAACAATTTCGTTCTGCTTGCTGCGCCGTTCTTTATGCTGGCGGGGGAGTTTATGAACGCCGGTGGCCTGTCACGGCGCATTGTTCGTATGGCGCTGGCACTGGTTGGTCACATTCCTGGCGGACTGGGTTACGTTGCTGTATTCGCCGCGATCCTGATGGCCAGTCTTTCTGGTTCGGCGCTGGCTGATACCACCGCACTGGCCGCCATGCTGTTACCGATGATGCGCGAAGCCGGGTACAACCTGAACCGCTCTGCGGGGCTAATTGCCTGTGGTGGCGTCATCGCGCCGGTTATTCCTCCCAGTATTGGTTTGATTCTGTTCGGTGTTGCGGCTCAGGTTTCCATCACCAAACTGTTTATGGGAGGTATCGTACCGGGGATCCTGATGGGGTGCAGCATTCTGATTACCTGGTGGTTTGTCTCCCGTCGTGACAAGGTTGTCACGTTCGAAAAACCTACCCGTGCAGAAGTGTGTCAGGCCTTTAAAGAAGGCATCTGGGCGATGATCCTGCCATTCATCATTCTGTTTGGTCTTAAATTTGGCATTTTCACACCGACGGAAGCCGGGGTTGTTGCTGCCGTATACGCACTGTTTGTCGGCAAATTTATATACAAAGAGCTGAAATTTAGCGATCTGTATGGCTTGTTCCTGAATGCCGGGAAAATGACCGCTGTCGTCATGTTCCTCGTTGGCGGAGCGATGGTCACCTCATGGTTGATCACGGTAGCTGATTTACCGGGTGAGCTAATCACCTTGCTTGAGCCATTTATGGACCATCCAACCCTGTTCCTGCTGATTCTGGTCACGCTGTTGTTTGTTATCGGCACCGCAATGGATCAGACGCCAATTATCCTGATTCTGGCGCCGGTACTGATGCCGGTGGTGAAAGCTGTGGGTATCGATCCCATCTACTTCGGGGTGATCTTTGTGATGATTACCGCGCTGGGACTGATTACCCCGCCTGTGGGCACATCCCTGAATGCCGTCTGTAGTGTAGGGAAACTCAAGATAGGTGACGTGACCTGGGGGATGATGCCATTCCTGCTGGCTGAATTTCTGGTCGTCGTTCTGCTGATTATCTTCCCCGCACTGGTGACGGTTCCACTCGAATGGTTTAGTTAA
- a CDS encoding TRAP transporter small permease has protein sequence MATLEKYILRIINFIIVFCLASMMLMVFVNVVLRYGFNSGITFSEDVSRLFFVWLTFLGAIAAMKDGTHIRVDSLVEKMPRWGKQACELVGNALILFVCWLLFQGGWQQTVINIDTVSPVTGWPMAVLYVTSVVASIGIALYAFKNIICLFLNSKH, from the coding sequence ATGGCAACCCTAGAAAAATATATTCTCCGCATTATCAACTTTATCATCGTTTTTTGCCTGGCCTCTATGATGTTAATGGTCTTTGTTAACGTCGTTCTGCGATACGGATTTAATTCAGGCATTACTTTTTCCGAAGATGTCTCACGACTGTTTTTTGTCTGGTTGACATTTTTAGGGGCTATCGCCGCGATGAAAGATGGTACTCACATTCGGGTCGATTCTCTGGTTGAAAAAATGCCTCGCTGGGGAAAGCAGGCCTGTGAATTAGTCGGCAACGCGTTGATATTGTTCGTTTGCTGGCTCCTGTTTCAAGGGGGTTGGCAGCAAACTGTCATTAATATCGACACCGTTTCGCCGGTCACTGGCTGGCCGATGGCTGTATTGTATGTAACCAGCGTTGTCGCCAGCATTGGTATTGCACTTTACGCATTTAAAAACATTATTTGTCTTTTCCTCAACAGTAAACATTAA
- a CDS encoding TRAP transporter substrate-binding protein gives MKNTRAFFKTTLIAASLSLISFTSQAADISSRNLKMPIVNAIDHPQGIGAKVFVDEVAKHSDNKIKIKIFPNGTLGGEQQVASAMQGGTIEISMMSPAQIVGTIPEFVALDFPFSFKNTAQADAVLDGPFGQKLLDYMPAKGWVGLAYMEQGYRSISNNKHPITKLEDVKGLKIRTILNPLYVDMFNALGANAVPLPMPELYTAMETRTVDGQENPETSVDANKYYEVQKYFSGTRHIYNPQLLMVSKKLWDKLSDDEKKIFKDASIVARDAQRKAARDMTEVSRKNLIEKGMQLNELSPEEIERMRVAVEPVTQKYAAKLDPALLKQFKDELERTKDL, from the coding sequence ATGAAGAATACCAGAGCGTTTTTTAAAACAACCCTTATTGCTGCCAGCTTATCTTTGATTTCTTTCACCTCTCAGGCTGCCGATATCAGTTCCCGAAACCTGAAAATGCCTATTGTTAACGCGATTGACCACCCCCAAGGAATCGGTGCCAAAGTTTTTGTTGATGAAGTGGCTAAACACTCAGACAACAAAATTAAGATTAAAATTTTCCCTAACGGCACGCTGGGTGGCGAGCAACAAGTCGCTTCCGCCATGCAAGGGGGCACAATTGAAATCTCCATGATGTCACCGGCGCAAATTGTCGGCACTATCCCAGAGTTTGTGGCTTTGGATTTCCCGTTCTCGTTTAAAAATACCGCACAAGCGGACGCTGTTTTAGACGGTCCGTTTGGACAGAAACTGCTGGATTACATGCCAGCAAAAGGGTGGGTGGGATTGGCCTATATGGAACAGGGCTACCGTAGTATCAGTAATAACAAACACCCGATCACAAAACTGGAAGATGTGAAAGGATTGAAGATCCGTACCATTCTTAACCCGCTGTATGTCGACATGTTTAATGCGCTGGGTGCAAACGCAGTGCCGCTGCCTATGCCGGAACTTTACACCGCCATGGAAACCCGCACGGTCGATGGCCAGGAAAACCCGGAAACGTCTGTTGATGCCAACAAATACTATGAAGTTCAGAAGTATTTCAGCGGCACTCGTCATATCTATAACCCACAGTTGCTGATGGTCAGTAAAAAGCTGTGGGACAAGCTGTCTGACGATGAGAAGAAAATCTTCAAAGATGCGTCAATTGTGGCCCGTGATGCTCAGCGTAAGGCCGCTCGTGATATGACAGAAGTTTCCCGTAAGAACCTGATTGAAAAAGGTATGCAGCTCAATGAATTGTCACCGGAAGAAATCGAACGCATGCGTGTTGCTGTCGAGCCAGTGACACAAAAATATGCGGCGAAGCTGGATCCGGCACTGCTCAAGCAATTCAAGGATGAGCTCGAAAGAACAAAAGACTTGTAA
- a CDS encoding YegP family protein, which produces MAGWFELSHSTNNQYKFVLKAGNGEVILTSELYTTKAAAENGIASVQTNSPLDERYDSKVASNGKFYFNLKAGNHQVIGSSQMYASAQSRDGGIASVKTNGSSTKIKDNTQ; this is translated from the coding sequence ATGGCAGGATGGTTTGAGTTAAGTCACAGTACAAACAATCAGTATAAGTTTGTCCTTAAAGCCGGTAATGGTGAGGTGATTCTCACCAGCGAACTGTATACAACAAAAGCAGCCGCAGAAAACGGAATTGCCTCTGTACAAACAAATAGTCCTTTAGACGAACGTTACGACAGTAAAGTCGCGTCTAACGGTAAGTTCTACTTTAATTTGAAAGCGGGAAATCATCAGGTCATTGGCTCAAGCCAGATGTATGCCTCGGCGCAGTCTCGTGACGGCGGTATTGCTTCCGTTAAAACAAACGGCAGCAGCACAAAGATAAAAGATAATACGCAATAA